The following coding sequences lie in one Candidatus Neptunochlamydia sp. REUL1 genomic window:
- a CDS encoding penicillin-binding transpeptidase domain-containing protein produces the protein MRTRDIPHKANSVLHLLLIAFLMITLRVWYLATIKNEEYQEKALRPQRRSVVEPAARGTIRDRFNIPLAINKVQYNAAVCFDRIREIPLVTWERKGGKKVKVYERRRHVEKLAEMLGKALEMDPIGIEDLIYSQASIFPNTPFIIKEDLSENLYYRLRLLEKNWTGLTMQRAAKRYYPQGKVGSDILGYMGAINQKQYIAIAQEIEELSLFLEQREEGLPIPLPKGFFSSHNVELRLSELREKAYTIHAHVGKTGIERKFDESLRGSYGKQEVELGARGRFIRNLPGGKEADSGERILLTISSELQAYAEELLTFNEQDRERHFAQAGKRHDQIPSPWIKGGAIVAMIPSTGEVVALASYPRFDPNDFNLTDRDRHEKTQSILKWLESPRHVGAIWDGLSPMEREWVTYSERKSLSWDHFLNHVLSNTCQVKKALKKIPNVYEAVHFQHVLGAIHKVMGNATAEETIDALYGGEVPPLVQEMRREIDPILKPIKQNLDKLLFLDLLRLIANGKDFSKSHLELVKDVPLSRYRELTQAFVLLQKEIKERVETLYHERIFSLWRKKHFRAYLKEKREEEKNRKTYPHPYTDYLVEAEKTLFSEFWDTHQWKFFDAFIYGNVSKDFDLQPFLFHLVLTSKEAEGKLLESLDLMRAKKVPLKLMTTFRSFNELSDPLWGRYYSLRSKTLQGLAGSFYPRNGFGYGKSYAYGRSTPIGSLFKVVTGYEALKQIYQCGLPSLEIIDEMNANITTENGIVLGRHLDGSLITRHYKGGRLPRSHASLGRVDFGAAMERSSNIYFSLLAGEVINHPAELQKTTEHFGFGKATGIDLYGETGGYVPDDLRDNRTGLYSFAIGQHSLVVTPLQTAGMLTAIGNGGAILKPQIVKMRASPKGVKETEREVRRVIDMPTKVRTELMEGMRQVVMGAKGPVQPYRIRALYEHPKWIPEYKALQDQFVGKTSTAEFVYRPTLDREGGPLICKDIWFGTLSFKEGDDYRIDMPELSVVVYLKFGDYGKEAAPLAAQVIKKWREITSKDYHGDQ, from the coding sequence ATGAGAACCCGCGATATTCCTCACAAAGCTAATTCTGTTTTGCATTTATTGTTGATTGCCTTCTTAATGATTACACTTCGTGTGTGGTACCTAGCGACAATCAAAAATGAGGAATATCAAGAAAAGGCCCTCAGACCTCAGCGTCGCAGCGTCGTAGAACCTGCAGCACGTGGAACGATTCGAGACCGGTTTAACATCCCCCTTGCGATTAACAAGGTGCAATATAATGCAGCAGTTTGCTTTGATCGCATTCGTGAAATTCCCCTTGTCACTTGGGAAAGGAAGGGAGGGAAGAAGGTTAAGGTCTACGAAAGGCGCCGCCACGTGGAAAAATTGGCGGAGATGCTTGGCAAGGCGCTCGAGATGGATCCTATAGGAATTGAAGATCTGATCTATAGCCAGGCCTCGATCTTTCCTAATACTCCTTTTATTATTAAAGAAGATCTCTCCGAAAATCTCTATTATCGCCTTAGACTTCTTGAAAAGAATTGGACGGGTTTGACAATGCAAAGAGCAGCAAAAAGGTATTATCCTCAAGGGAAGGTGGGCTCTGATATTTTAGGGTATATGGGGGCAATCAACCAAAAACAGTACATCGCAATCGCCCAAGAGATAGAGGAACTTTCACTATTTCTTGAGCAAAGGGAGGAAGGACTACCTATTCCCCTTCCGAAGGGATTTTTTAGCAGCCATAATGTTGAACTCCGTCTTTCTGAACTCAGAGAAAAAGCCTATACAATTCATGCACATGTCGGGAAAACTGGGATAGAGCGAAAGTTTGATGAATCCTTGCGAGGATCTTATGGAAAACAAGAAGTGGAGCTCGGAGCAAGAGGACGCTTTATCCGCAATTTGCCAGGAGGCAAGGAAGCAGACTCAGGAGAGAGAATCCTTTTGACGATCTCTTCAGAGCTTCAAGCCTACGCAGAAGAACTCCTCACTTTCAATGAACAAGATCGGGAACGCCATTTTGCTCAAGCAGGGAAGAGGCACGACCAGATCCCCTCGCCTTGGATTAAAGGGGGAGCGATTGTTGCAATGATTCCTTCGACTGGTGAGGTAGTTGCTCTTGCTTCATATCCTCGATTCGACCCCAATGACTTTAATTTAACCGACAGGGATCGCCACGAAAAAACACAATCAATCTTAAAGTGGCTAGAAAGTCCTCGCCATGTGGGAGCCATATGGGATGGCCTATCTCCAATGGAGCGAGAGTGGGTCACTTACTCGGAAAGAAAGTCTCTTTCTTGGGACCACTTTCTCAATCATGTTCTCTCCAATACTTGCCAGGTAAAAAAGGCTCTTAAAAAAATTCCCAACGTCTATGAAGCTGTCCACTTTCAACATGTTTTGGGTGCTATCCACAAAGTCATGGGAAATGCGACAGCTGAAGAAACAATCGATGCTCTTTATGGAGGAGAGGTCCCCCCCCTCGTTCAAGAGATGCGCAGAGAAATCGACCCTATCCTTAAGCCCATTAAACAGAACCTTGACAAGCTCCTTTTTCTTGATCTTTTAAGACTCATTGCAAATGGAAAGGATTTTTCAAAGTCTCATCTTGAACTGGTAAAGGACGTTCCTTTAAGTCGATATCGAGAACTCACCCAAGCATTTGTTTTGCTCCAAAAAGAGATTAAAGAAAGAGTCGAAACCCTCTATCATGAGAGGATATTTTCCCTATGGAGAAAGAAGCATTTCAGGGCCTACCTCAAAGAAAAACGGGAGGAGGAAAAAAACAGGAAAACATACCCCCACCCTTATACGGACTACCTAGTCGAAGCGGAAAAGACGCTGTTCTCTGAATTTTGGGATACACATCAATGGAAGTTTTTTGATGCTTTTATCTACGGCAATGTCTCAAAAGACTTCGACCTTCAGCCCTTCCTGTTTCACCTTGTCTTAACAAGCAAAGAGGCTGAAGGAAAGCTTCTTGAAAGCCTAGATTTGATGCGAGCAAAAAAGGTTCCCCTTAAATTAATGACAACATTTCGCTCTTTTAATGAGCTTTCCGACCCCCTTTGGGGACGTTATTATTCGCTTCGAAGCAAAACATTGCAGGGACTTGCCGGATCCTTTTATCCCCGCAATGGCTTTGGATATGGAAAATCCTATGCCTACGGAAGATCAACTCCCATTGGCTCGCTTTTCAAAGTTGTCACGGGGTATGAGGCTCTCAAGCAAATCTATCAATGCGGTCTCCCTTCTCTAGAAATTATCGACGAAATGAATGCAAATATTACAACTGAAAATGGAATCGTTTTGGGGCGTCACCTCGATGGATCTCTGATCACCCGCCACTACAAAGGGGGAAGGCTCCCAAGAAGTCATGCTAGCTTAGGACGGGTTGATTTTGGTGCTGCAATGGAAAGATCGAGTAACATCTACTTCTCTCTCTTAGCAGGAGAAGTTATCAATCATCCTGCAGAACTGCAAAAAACGACAGAACATTTTGGGTTTGGAAAAGCTACAGGGATTGATCTTTATGGAGAAACAGGAGGATATGTCCCCGATGATCTCCGAGATAATCGAACGGGACTCTACTCTTTTGCAATTGGGCAACACTCGCTTGTTGTCACCCCACTTCAAACTGCTGGAATGCTGACCGCAATTGGAAATGGAGGCGCTATTTTAAAACCCCAAATTGTGAAGATGCGTGCAAGCCCAAAGGGGGTTAAAGAAACAGAGCGCGAGGTCCGACGGGTCATTGATATGCCCACGAAAGTACGGACAGAACTCATGGAAGGAATGCGACAGGTGGTCATGGGCGCAAAAGGTCCTGTTCAACCCTATCGGATCCGAGCTCTATACGAACACCCTAAATGGATTCCAGAATATAAAGCTCTGCAAGATCAGTTTGTGGGTAAAACTTCAACGGCAGAGTTTGTCTACCGCCCCACGCTTGACAGGGAAGGAGGCCCTCTGATCTGTAAAGATATTTGGTTTGGAACACTCTCCTTTAAAGAAGGTGACGACTACCGAATTGATATGCCGGAGCTCTCTGTTGTGGTTTACCTAAAATTTGGGGATTACGGAAAGGAAGCGGCGCCACTTGCAGCTCAAGTGATTAAGAAGTGGAGAGAAATTACTTCTAAAGACTACCATGGTGATCAATGA